A portion of the Krasilnikovia cinnamomea genome contains these proteins:
- a CDS encoding DUF1616 domain-containing protein: MKPKLAILLAVVTVAAAAAVLFGSQPLMIAGGVLLALLLPGAALTGALLRGRDLSGVERTVLTSALSLGVLILGGLVIHVLGFSLGRTSWTVATAGVTLVALVPAGLPDRWVSALHRLVSKLWDEEEDEPEPEPADAVAPPVAVAAGAPTVGAPTVAAPTPVLTEDQVSTMLLPRVVDDGPSADATDAAGPRRLAWQLLPLVLVLAVLGGASWLSYSSSHSSYETTVTALSAGEPGPVTASGNRLVPVTATGLVPEYGPYTLAVVGPTGKTAEQRTIPVSGDGTWRADISMPGRQRMTVNLLRAGETSPYRTLYIAAAR, from the coding sequence GTGAAGCCGAAACTGGCGATTCTGCTGGCCGTGGTGACGGTCGCGGCGGCCGCCGCGGTGCTGTTCGGCTCGCAGCCGCTCATGATCGCCGGCGGGGTGCTGCTGGCGCTGCTGCTGCCGGGCGCGGCGCTGACCGGGGCGCTGCTGCGTGGCCGCGACCTGAGCGGGGTGGAGCGTACGGTGCTGACCTCCGCGCTCAGCCTCGGCGTACTCATCCTGGGCGGCCTGGTGATCCACGTCCTCGGCTTCTCCCTGGGCCGGACGTCCTGGACCGTCGCGACCGCCGGCGTGACCCTGGTGGCGCTGGTGCCCGCCGGCCTGCCGGACCGGTGGGTGAGCGCCCTGCACCGCCTGGTCAGCAAGCTGTGGGATGAGGAGGAGGACGAACCGGAGCCGGAGCCGGCCGACGCCGTGGCGCCGCCGGTGGCGGTCGCCGCCGGCGCGCCGACGGTCGGCGCACCCACCGTCGCGGCCCCGACGCCCGTGCTGACCGAGGACCAGGTCTCCACCATGCTGCTGCCGAGGGTCGTCGACGACGGGCCGTCCGCCGACGCCACGGACGCCGCGGGGCCGCGCCGGTTGGCGTGGCAGCTGCTGCCGCTGGTCCTCGTGCTGGCCGTGCTGGGCGGGGCGAGCTGGCTGTCCTACAGCAGCTCGCACAGCAGCTACGAGACGACGGTCACCGCGCTGTCGGCGGGCGAGCCGGGGCCGGTCACCGCCTCGGGCAACCGGCTCGTGCCGGTCACGGCCACGGGGCTGGTCCCCGAGTACGGGCCGTACACGCTGGCCGTGGTCGGGCCCACGGGCAAGACCGCCGAGCAGCGGACCATCCCGGTGAGCGGGGACGGCACGTGGCGCGCCGACATCAGCATGCCGGGCCGCCAGCGGATGACCGTGAACCTGCTGCGCGCGGGCGAGACCTCCCCGTACCGCACGCTGTACATCGCGGCGGCGCGCTAG